The following are encoded together in the Girardinichthys multiradiatus isolate DD_20200921_A chromosome X, DD_fGirMul_XY1, whole genome shotgun sequence genome:
- the LOC124863229 gene encoding uncharacterized protein LOC124863229 encodes MENLSPTLKTLNKPSGNDLNSNETFNDYEETLQGTPARLGRLIKPKPSVTCRRKRQFISDEKKDASYWEKRRKNNEAAKRSREKRRLNDMVLENRVIALNDENVRLKTELLQLKLRFGLISTASYIEKSQQIGVSNDTGNGGSSSSSSSTQYYSSGYSSGSQVMINSDSSETEQSGRSDGHRQLVKYSPRGSLSDMSDGSSRDSPEPIPFDIKQEGDRLEMDITSGTTTQIMFNIHRGPVSVSTHHQIKQHQEIETAYHHPHLLQQQSQPNQETVASIKTVSQTIPHPPAAQRSVILYGASSVSYPVDIVTKPQDFDLQVALKHNSSQLQHTITETSTETLAEVTKQLERKTLDSPQYELSDSFNEAKEREVYRVCQITQQQLEEQQQGYSPSDLLSEQVEISQTQLYHHLQQPPHSYLSAQDEEPPVLSYEGGPRADSYLQSQLTSLSDGEPCSSDKEASTDDDESLSLSCSDMSSIHNQHLSGILQSGSPLPQYPGCSQMQGWDPQGEVRGTALPHKLRLKHRAMSTGSSGGNCSGQDSPTTPPSATPPPLPQHPYLSLSPLQNIKRENPSGACKLEATREGTKKESAKKESSGRRNKWRD; translated from the coding sequence ATGGAAAATCTAAGCCCAACTCTGAAAACATTGAATAAACCCTCAGGAAACGATCTCAACAGCAATGAGACCTTCAATGATTATGAAGAGACTCTTCAAGGGACACCAGCTCGCTTGGGGCGTCTTATAAAACCCAAGCCCAGTGTTACCTGTAGAAGGAAGCGCCAGTTTATTTCTGATGAGAAAAAGGACGCTTCCTACTGGGAGAAAAGGCGCAAGAATAATGAGGCTGCCAAGCGCTCTCGGGAGAAGCGCCGTCTGAATGACATGGTTTTGGAAAATCGTGTTATTGCACTGAATGATGAGAACGTGAGGCTCAAGACTGAGCTACTCCAGCTAAAGTTGCGCTTTGGTCTCATAAGCACAGCGTCATACATCGAAAAGAGCCAACAGATTGGTGTGAGCAATGATACAGGAAATGGAGGCTCTTCTTCGTCTTCCTCTTCTACCCAGTACTACTCCAGTGGTTACTCAAGTGGTTCTCAGGTGATGATAAACTCTGATTCCTCAGAAACAGAGCAGTCAGGACGCAGTGATGGCCACAGGCAGCTGGTGAAGTACTCTCCACGGGGCTCCCTCTCCGACATGTCCGATGGCTCCTCAAGGGACAGCCCTGAGCCGATACCATTTGATATCAAACAGGAGGGCGACAGATTGGAGATGGACATTACAAGTGGCACCACAACCCAGATTATGTTCAACATTCACAGGGGTCCGGTTTCTGTGTCTACACACCACCAGATTAAACAGCATCAGGAAATAGAAACTGCATATCACCACCCCCATCTCCTTCAGCAGCAATCACAACCCAATCAGGAGACAGTTGCTTCTATCAAAACCGTCAGCCAGACTATCCCTCACCCACCTGCTGCCCAAAGAAGTGTCATCCTGTATGGCGCCAGCAGTGTCTCCTACCCAGTAGACATTGTCACCAAACCCCAGGATTTTGATCTGCAGGTAGCCTTAAAGCACAACAGCAGCCAACTGCAACATACTATCACAGAGACCTCCACAGAGACTCTGGCTGAGGTAACAAAGCAGCTGGAGAGAAAGACATTGGACTCCCCTCAATATGAGTTGTCAGACAGCTTTAATGAGGCTAAAGAGAGAGAGGTGTACAGAGTCTGCCAAATTACCCAGCAGCAGCTAGAGGAGCAACAACAAGGTTATTCACCCTCAGATCTCCTCAGTGAACAGGTTGAGATCAGCCAGACCCAGTTGTACCACCATCTTCAACAACCTCCTCATTCCTACCTCAGTGCACAAGATGAGGAGCCACCAGTGCTTAGCTACGAAGGTGGACCCAGAGCTGACAGTTATCTTCAAAGTCAATTAACGTCATTAAGCGATGGCGAACCCTGCAGCTCTGATAAAGAGGCGTCAACAGATGATGATGAATCCCTATCTTTGTCCTGCTCAGACATGAGCAGCATCCACAACCAACATCTTTCTGGGATCCTCCAATCTGGTTCCCCTCTTCCCCAGTACCCAGGCTGCTCCCAGATGCAGGGTTGGGATCCCCAAGGGGAGGTTAGGGGAACAGCACTGCCCCACAAACTCAGACTCAAACACCGGGCCATGAGCACCGGAAGCAGTGGTGGCAACTGCTCTGGACAGGATTCCCCAACCACTCCTCCCTCTGCTACCCCACCTCCCCTCCCTCAGCACCCCTACCTTTCCCTCTCACCATTGCAGAACATTAAGCGAGAAAACCCAAGTGGTGCTTGCAAACTGGAAGCAACAAGAGAGGGGACAAAGAAGGAGAGTGCCAAAAAGGAAAGTAGTGGGCGACGGAACAAGTGGCGAGATTAG